A DNA window from Methanobrevibacter sp. TMH8 contains the following coding sequences:
- a CDS encoding FprA family A-type flavoprotein, whose protein sequence is MKAKAMKISEGVYWIGVLDWDLRVYHGYTLDGTTYNAYLVFGDDKVALIDNAYPGKTEELMARVDDAFAQEGKTGENAKVDVIIQNHVEKDHSGVLVDLHKRYPNAPIYCTEIAVKGLKRHYPGINGAEFITVGTGDALELGGKTLAFLDAFLLHWPDSMFTLLVEDGILFPNDAFGQHLCYSKRFDHEIPEHVLMDATKKFYGNLLVPLSKLVLKKFEEVTELGLLEQIKMIAPSHGQIWTDPMKVIGAYSEWATGQCKDKVTIVYDTMHYSTQKMAHEVAEGVIAEGYDVEMFFLHEDERSEIVKSILDSKAVAIGIPTINNGPFPSIGDLMYYMKGLEYDRTGIERKAVTFGSMGGKGGAVDIIAKELNESGFDVVDTCEVYYVPDEAENEDCFKLGQKLVEEAKKL, encoded by the coding sequence CAATGCATATTTAGTATTTGGTGATGATAAAGTAGCATTGATCGATAACGCATATCCTGGGAAAACTGAAGAGTTAATGGCTAGAGTAGACGATGCATTTGCACAAGAAGGAAAAACTGGAGAAAATGCTAAAGTAGATGTAATTATACAAAATCACGTCGAAAAGGACCATAGTGGAGTTTTAGTAGATCTCCACAAAAGATATCCAAATGCACCAATATACTGTACTGAAATAGCTGTAAAAGGATTGAAAAGACATTACCCTGGAATTAATGGAGCAGAATTTATTACTGTTGGAACTGGAGATGCTTTAGAGCTTGGTGGAAAAACTTTAGCATTCTTAGATGCATTCCTTCTCCACTGGCCAGATAGTATGTTCACATTATTAGTAGAAGATGGAATATTATTCCCTAATGATGCATTTGGTCAACACTTATGTTACTCTAAAAGATTCGATCATGAAATCCCTGAACATGTTTTAATGGATGCTACTAAAAAGTTTTATGGAAATCTTTTAGTTCCTCTATCAAAACTTGTATTAAAGAAATTTGAAGAAGTTACAGAATTAGGTTTACTTGAACAAATTAAGATGATAGCTCCTTCACATGGACAAATATGGACCGATCCAATGAAAGTCATTGGTGCGTATAGTGAATGGGCTACAGGACAATGTAAAGATAAAGTAACAATCGTTTATGACACTATGCACTATTCAACCCAAAAAATGGCTCATGAAGTAGCTGAAGGTGTAATAGCTGAAGGATATGATGTAGAAATGTTCTTCTTACATGAAGATGAAAGAAGTGAAATAGTAAAAAGCATTCTTGATAGTAAAGCAGTAGCTATTGGAATACCAACTATTAATAATGGACCATTCCCAAGTATTGGAGATCTTATGTACTATATGAAAGGTCTCGAATATGACAGAACTGGAATTGAAAGAAAAGCTGTCACTTTCGGTTCTATGGGAGGAAAAGGTGGTGCTGTGGACATCATAGCTAAAGAATTAAATGAATCTGGTTTCGATGTAGTAGACACTTGTGAAGTCTATTATGTTCCTGATGAAGCAGAAAACGAAGATTGTTTTAAATTAGGACAAAAATTAGTAGAAGAAGCCAAAAAACTATAA
- a CDS encoding ferritin family protein produces the protein MPKYEHKIGVTKGTDVEKEVQANFMGETQEVGMYLAMSRQASREGYGELAEVFKRLAWEEAEHAARFAEMNGVIKPTLKENVEMMLEGELMANKEKREAAEKSEECKLEDPCDFFKESSKDEGRHAKILQGILERYF, from the coding sequence ATGCCAAAATATGAACATAAAATTGGAGTTACCAAAGGAACTGACGTAGAAAAAGAAGTACAAGCTAATTTCATGGGTGAGACCCAAGAAGTAGGAATGTATTTAGCTATGTCTAGACAAGCTTCTAGAGAAGGTTATGGGGAGTTAGCTGAAGTATTTAAAAGATTGGCATGGGAAGAAGCCGAACATGCTGCAAGATTTGCAGAAATGAATGGAGTCATTAAACCAACTTTAAAAGAAAATGTTGAAATGATGTTAGAAGGAGAATTAATGGCTAATAAAGAGAAAAGAGAAGCTGCAGAAAAATCTGAAGAATGTAAGCTCGAAGACCCTTGTGATTTCTTTAAAGAAAGTTCCAAAGACGAAGGTCGTCACGCTAAAATACTACAAGGAATATTGGAAAGATATTTCTAA
- a CDS encoding putative zinc-binding protein, with translation MNEKISIAACNGMSALGLVTRAVSNDLAIDKDNIVSICITATAADNDDFNEMIKKYPILAINGCSDSCVNKILKSKGVSVEKSINVDKFLEDNNLKVNDPSRLDVDGEKSVKKLKEAIFEQIDSI, from the coding sequence ATGAATGAAAAGATTTCAATAGCAGCATGTAATGGAATGAGTGCATTAGGCCTTGTTACTAGAGCCGTTAGTAATGATTTGGCAATTGATAAAGATAATATAGTTTCTATATGCATTACAGCTACAGCTGCTGATAATGATGATTTCAATGAAATGATCAAAAAATATCCAATTTTGGCTATTAATGGATGTTCTGATTCATGCGTAAATAAAATATTAAAATCAAAAGGGGTTTCAGTTGAAAAATCAATTAATGTAGATAAATTTTTAGAAGATAATAATTTAAAAGTAAATGATCCTTCAAGATTAGATGTTGATGGTGAAAAATCTGTTAAAAAATTAAAAGAAGCTATTTTTGAACAAATAGACTCTATTTAG
- a CDS encoding DUF166 family protein translates to MSIKIAIIRDEPVFGERACETISKEFETEMFEVESPKGIFIDDIEISPSLIEKLAKFDLIITYIKQADMTLELIEQLHEKVSWIIVGVWRGEGFKKQLLKYKNVSVPDAMCELEGNKGNSVFKEFTEKFGKPDIKINCQGERIAEIDVIRGSPCGATDFMAKDMIGKEATDIDITAKKAGLRIQHYPCRGHKLRLFADEESHKQIASQLHHDAVKKALNENKKEK, encoded by the coding sequence ATGAGCATAAAAATAGCTATCATTAGAGATGAACCTGTTTTTGGAGAAAGAGCCTGTGAAACAATAAGTAAAGAATTTGAAACAGAAATGTTTGAAGTAGAATCTCCAAAAGGAATATTTATAGATGATATAGAAATTAGCCCATCATTAATTGAAAAATTAGCTAAATTTGATTTAATAATAACCTATATCAAACAAGCCGATATGACCCTTGAACTTATAGAACAACTACATGAAAAAGTTTCATGGATCATTGTAGGAGTTTGGAGAGGAGAAGGATTTAAAAAACAGCTTTTAAAATATAAAAATGTTTCTGTTCCTGATGCTATGTGTGAATTAGAAGGAAATAAAGGAAATTCAGTTTTTAAAGAATTCACAGAAAAGTTTGGAAAACCAGATATAAAAATAAATTGTCAAGGAGAAAGAATAGCTGAAATTGATGTTATTAGAGGCTCTCCTTGTGGAGCTACAGATTTTATGGCAAAAGATATGATTGGAAAAGAAGCTACAGATATCGATATTACAGCTAAAAAAGCAGGTCTTCGAATCCAACATTACCCCTGTAGAGGTCATAAATTACGATTATTCGCTGATGAAGAATCACATAAACAAATAGCTTCACAATTACACCATGATGCTGTTAAAAAAGCTTTAAATGAAAATAAAAAAGAAAAATAA
- a CDS encoding site-2 protease family protein — MNALWYYAIGFAIIWIVALVFRKRLVNHGLEINFPLLMWKTKRLRGFIDRIANISPRFWKWFMNVGIVVSFIAMVLITYSLFFSLSTITQTPSVSLVIPGVEVPGSPIFIPFAYGIIGLATVIIVHEFAHGILARTEKIKIKSIGLLLFAVLPGAFVEQDEEDMEKSSKIAKMRVYAAGSIANICLFAVAFLIMTSISTFIIPDAFNENGVQIQKIIEGAPADNILKEGMIVESINGHEITGGSSYSDAVSTLKPGKTVDITTNTGTYNFTAGKNPNNASVGYMGIQGVKHYEIESSVANTYGNQLPWIWFGLVDLFMWISFLNLAVGLFNLLPMKPLDGGHLFEELLDYKLPENFVKPIVTLISWFLIFIIAISLIMGLGFNLF; from the coding sequence ATGAATGCATTATGGTATTATGCGATTGGATTTGCAATTATATGGATTGTTGCACTAGTCTTTAGGAAAAGATTAGTTAACCATGGATTAGAAATTAATTTTCCCTTGCTTATGTGGAAAACTAAACGTCTTAGAGGATTTATTGACAGAATAGCTAATATATCTCCAAGATTTTGGAAATGGTTTATGAATGTAGGAATAGTTGTTTCTTTTATAGCTATGGTTCTGATAACATATTCATTATTCTTTTCACTTTCTACAATTACCCAAACTCCTTCTGTATCTTTAGTTATTCCAGGAGTTGAAGTTCCAGGTTCTCCAATTTTTATCCCATTTGCTTATGGGATAATTGGATTAGCTACAGTTATAATTGTTCATGAATTTGCTCATGGAATTTTAGCTAGAACAGAAAAAATAAAGATAAAATCAATTGGATTATTGCTTTTTGCAGTTCTTCCAGGTGCTTTTGTTGAACAAGATGAAGAAGATATGGAAAAATCAAGTAAAATTGCGAAAATGAGGGTTTATGCAGCAGGATCAATTGCTAACATTTGTCTTTTTGCTGTTGCATTTTTAATCATGACTTCAATATCAACATTTATTATTCCAGATGCTTTCAATGAAAATGGAGTTCAAATACAAAAAATTATCGAAGGTGCTCCTGCTGATAATATTTTAAAAGAAGGAATGATAGTTGAATCTATTAATGGGCATGAGATAACTGGTGGATCTAGCTATTCTGATGCGGTTTCTACATTAAAACCAGGAAAAACCGTTGATATCACGACTAACACGGGAACTTATAATTTCACGGCAGGTAAAAATCCAAACAATGCTTCTGTTGGTTATATGGGTATTCAGGGAGTTAAACATTATGAAATTGAGAGTAGTGTAGCTAATACCTATGGAAATCAGCTACCATGGATTTGGTTTGGATTAGTTGATTTGTTTATGTGGATATCTTTCCTTAATTTAGCTGTTGGATTATTTAATCTTCTTCCAATGAAACCTTTGGATGGAGGTCACTTATTTGAAGAATTATTAGATTATAAATTACCTGAAAATTTTGTTAAACCAATTGTTACTTTAATATCTTGGTTTTTAATATTTATAATCGCTATAAGCTTAATAATGGGACTAGGATTTAATTTATTTTAG